In Deinococcus taeanensis, one DNA window encodes the following:
- a CDS encoding alpha/beta hydrolase — MSALTFELRPPRAGSMPGAPLLVLLHGVGGNERNLLPTAEHLDPRFAVVSVRGPLQIGPDGFAFFNVQFTPEPVPNADQAEASRVALIEVLPQLIQEHGFNPAQVFLLGFSQGAIIGASVTLSRPDLIAGLVMLSGRILPEAHPTFAPAGQLRDTYVFVAHGVQDAKLGIHHGRASQALLRDLGVELTYREYDMGHEITGAELHDVNTWLVQRLGQPS, encoded by the coding sequence GTGAGTGCGCTGACCTTTGAGCTGCGCCCGCCACGCGCGGGTTCCATGCCGGGCGCCCCCCTCCTGGTGCTGCTGCACGGGGTGGGCGGCAACGAACGCAACCTGCTGCCCACCGCCGAGCACCTCGACCCGCGCTTCGCGGTCGTCAGTGTCCGCGGGCCCCTTCAGATCGGGCCGGACGGCTTCGCGTTCTTCAACGTGCAGTTCACGCCGGAGCCCGTCCCGAATGCCGATCAGGCGGAAGCGAGCCGCGTGGCCCTGATTGAAGTCCTGCCGCAGCTGATTCAGGAACACGGCTTCAACCCGGCCCAGGTCTTCCTGCTGGGCTTCTCGCAGGGCGCGATCATCGGGGCGAGCGTCACCCTGTCCCGGCCGGACCTGATTGCCGGTCTGGTGATGCTGTCCGGCCGGATCCTGCCTGAGGCGCACCCCACTTTCGCGCCCGCCGGGCAGCTGCGCGACACCTACGTGTTCGTGGCGCACGGCGTGCAGGACGCGAAGCTGGGCATTCATCACGGCCGCGCGAGTCAGGCGCTGCTCAGGGACCTGGGTGTTGAGCTGACGTACCGGGAGTACGACATGGGCCACGAGATCACCGGCGCCGAACTTCACGACGTCAATACCTGGCTGGTCCAGCGGCTGGGTCAACCCAGCTGA
- a CDS encoding quinone oxidoreductase family protein codes for MRVVRVHQPGDASALVLDDLPTPTPGPGEARVQLNYAGLNFIDVYHRSGLYPLPLPAILGSEGAGVVDAVGEGVQGVQPGDRVAFALYRGTYAEYASVPVTKLVPIPDGVDDAQAAALLLQGMTAHALALSVRPLSPGDTCLVHAASGGVGLLLTQIAKRQGARVLATVGSAEKATLAREAGADEVILYREVDFEAEVQRLSSGVDVVYDAVGRDTFLKGLNVLRQRGTMVLYGAASGPVEPLDPQLLNAKGSLFLTRPTLGHYVATPEELRWRAGDLFTWLTDGTLRLRVDRTFPLAQAAEAHRYIEGRATKGKVLLQVR; via the coding sequence ATGCGAGTCGTTCGTGTCCACCAACCCGGAGACGCCAGTGCCCTGGTCTTAGACGACCTGCCCACTCCCACCCCCGGACCCGGCGAAGCACGCGTTCAGCTCAACTATGCCGGGCTGAACTTTATCGACGTCTACCACCGCTCCGGCCTGTACCCGCTGCCGCTGCCCGCCATCCTGGGCAGCGAGGGTGCCGGGGTGGTCGACGCGGTGGGTGAGGGTGTCCAAGGCGTTCAGCCTGGGGACCGTGTGGCGTTTGCGCTTTACCGCGGTACCTACGCCGAGTACGCCAGCGTGCCCGTCACAAAACTGGTCCCGATTCCCGACGGCGTGGATGATGCGCAGGCGGCGGCGCTGCTGTTGCAGGGCATGACCGCACATGCCCTCGCGCTCAGCGTTCGGCCGCTGAGCCCCGGCGACACCTGCCTGGTGCACGCCGCGTCCGGCGGGGTGGGGCTGCTGCTCACCCAGATCGCCAAACGCCAGGGCGCGCGCGTGCTCGCCACCGTCGGGAGCGCAGAAAAAGCCACCCTGGCCCGCGAGGCCGGCGCGGACGAGGTGATCCTGTACCGCGAGGTGGACTTCGAGGCGGAAGTGCAGCGCCTCTCCAGCGGCGTGGACGTGGTGTACGACGCAGTGGGGCGCGACACCTTCCTGAAAGGCCTGAATGTGCTGCGGCAGCGCGGCACCATGGTGCTGTACGGCGCGGCCAGCGGACCGGTCGAGCCACTCGATCCGCAATTGCTGAACGCGAAGGGCAGCTTGTTCCTCACGCGCCCCACCCTCGGGCATTACGTGGCCACTCCAGAGGAACTGCGCTGGCGCGCTGGTGACCTGTTCACGTGGCTCACCGACGGCACGCTGCGCCTCCGGGTCGACCGCACCTTTCCGCTGGCGCAGGCCGCCGAGGCGCACCGCTACATCGAAGGGCGAGCGACGAAAGGCAAGGTGCTGTTGCAGGTGCGCTGA
- the pptA gene encoding tautomerase PptA, with the protein MPHIDIKCYPKHLTEQEQDTFVHELTALVEKHLKATDADLSVAYTEVAPEQWRDLYDREIRPNLGTLIKKPGYEM; encoded by the coding sequence ATGCCGCACATCGACATCAAATGCTACCCGAAACACCTCACCGAGCAGGAGCAGGACACCTTCGTTCACGAGCTGACCGCCCTGGTCGAGAAGCACCTGAAAGCCACCGACGCGGACCTGTCCGTGGCCTACACGGAAGTCGCCCCGGAACAATGGCGGGATCTGTACGACCGTGAAATCCGCCCGAACCTCGGAACCCTGATAAAAAAGCCCGGCTACGAAATGTAA
- a CDS encoding MFS transporter, which yields MTDASPPVVSRGSLSVAAFSTVVEWFDFTLYLYFATVLARVFFGGGETALLVTLAGFAVSYLMRPLGAVVFGHIGDRFGRRRMLLMSMAVMTVAMLLIALLPTAAQIGPAAGWMLLALRCVMAFSVGGEYSGVTAYLLEGAHPDRRGLTTSFASAASEVGALLAVGVSAVTVSLLSPADLDAWGWRIPFLVGAGLAGVVLISRSAMQESPEFERQQTRGTVPRNPLWETLLHCRPALLRTFAISALASILYYVGIIYVPTFLTSVGTLSERDALWFSTVAALVVILVTPLVGALSDRVGRKPVLTTLAVGGLALPIALFALMQTGAAIPTMLGAALMAYLAGGASAVGAVSAAEQFPGEGRLSGLALGATVATAVFGGLTPYLSQLLIERTGWALLPGVMITAVALVVLPVFLRMAETAPVRTRGAP from the coding sequence GTGACTGACGCTTCCCCACCCGTGGTCTCCCGCGGTTCCCTCTCGGTAGCGGCATTCTCCACGGTCGTGGAGTGGTTCGACTTCACCCTGTACCTGTACTTCGCCACCGTCCTGGCGCGCGTCTTCTTCGGCGGTGGTGAGACTGCCCTGCTGGTCACCCTGGCCGGATTCGCGGTGTCCTACCTGATGCGTCCGCTGGGTGCGGTCGTGTTCGGCCACATCGGCGACCGGTTCGGGCGGCGACGCATGCTCCTGATGTCCATGGCCGTCATGACGGTGGCTATGCTCCTGATCGCTCTGCTGCCCACCGCAGCCCAGATCGGTCCCGCGGCTGGATGGATGCTGCTGGCCCTGCGGTGCGTGATGGCCTTCTCGGTCGGGGGTGAGTACAGTGGCGTGACCGCGTACCTGCTCGAAGGCGCGCATCCAGACCGGCGCGGCCTCACCACGTCCTTCGCTTCCGCGGCCAGTGAGGTGGGCGCCCTGCTGGCCGTGGGTGTCTCAGCCGTGACGGTGAGTCTCCTGAGCCCCGCCGACCTGGACGCCTGGGGCTGGCGCATTCCCTTCCTGGTGGGCGCCGGCCTGGCTGGTGTGGTGCTGATCTCCCGCTCGGCCATGCAGGAATCCCCAGAATTTGAACGGCAGCAGACCCGCGGGACAGTACCCCGAAATCCGCTCTGGGAGACCCTGCTGCACTGCCGCCCGGCCCTGCTGCGCACCTTCGCCATCTCCGCGCTGGCGTCCATCCTGTACTACGTTGGCATCATCTACGTCCCCACGTTCCTGACGTCCGTCGGGACCCTCAGCGAACGGGACGCCCTGTGGTTCTCCACCGTGGCTGCCCTGGTGGTCATTCTCGTCACGCCCCTGGTGGGCGCCCTGTCCGACCGGGTGGGTCGCAAACCGGTCCTGACCACTCTGGCGGTCGGCGGCCTCGCCCTGCCCATCGCGCTGTTTGCCCTGATGCAGACGGGCGCGGCCATCCCGACCATGCTGGGCGCCGCCCTGATGGCCTATCTCGCGGGCGGCGCCAGCGCGGTTGGCGCTGTCTCCGCGGCCGAGCAGTTCCCCGGGGAGGGCCGCCTGAGTGGTCTCGCGCTGGGGGCCACGGTGGCCACAGCTGTGTTCGGAGGCCTGACGCCCTACCTCTCGCAGCTGCTGATTGAACGCACCGGCTGGGCGCTCTTGCCTGGCGTCATGATCACCGCCGTCGCCCTGGTGGTGCTGCCGGTATTCCTGAGGATGGCCGAAACCGCGCCGGTCCGGACCCGGGGGGCGCCATGA
- a CDS encoding zinc-binding alcohol dehydrogenase family protein, protein MTNLMQAVVLNAPGPPEALTLQTRPVPVPAPGWVLIRVRAFGLNQSELHLRLGVAENAAFPIIPGIEAVGVVTDCPGGEFQAGQQVATMMGGMSRQFDGGYAEYTCVPAGQVIPFRSDLDWATLGAIPEMLQTAHGSLTVGLNAQAGQTLLIRGGTSSVGLTAALLAKQRGLTVLSTTRSPHKAAVLEALGVDHVLSDNGTVAQQVRALFPEGVHGAIELVGTPTLPDTLRSVGLHGTVCFTGMLSNEWTVKEFYPIGYLPRGVRLTAYSGEATDLLAPVLQQFLDDVARGQIQVPIARTYPMTQIVEAHRTLEAGAHSGKLVVVLPEDQGD, encoded by the coding sequence ATGACCAACCTGATGCAAGCGGTCGTCCTGAACGCACCCGGCCCTCCCGAAGCGCTCACCCTCCAGACCCGTCCCGTGCCCGTGCCGGCCCCCGGCTGGGTCCTGATCCGCGTGCGGGCCTTCGGCCTGAACCAATCCGAGCTTCACCTGCGCCTGGGGGTTGCCGAGAACGCCGCTTTCCCCATCATTCCCGGCATCGAAGCCGTCGGCGTGGTGACAGACTGCCCAGGCGGAGAATTCCAGGCCGGTCAGCAGGTGGCCACCATGATGGGCGGCATGAGCCGGCAGTTCGACGGCGGGTACGCCGAATACACCTGCGTTCCGGCCGGGCAGGTCATCCCGTTCCGCAGTGACCTGGACTGGGCCACCCTCGGCGCCATCCCGGAAATGCTGCAAACCGCCCACGGGTCCCTCACCGTCGGACTGAACGCCCAGGCCGGTCAGACCCTCCTGATTCGCGGCGGGACCTCCTCGGTGGGCCTGACGGCTGCCTTGCTGGCCAAGCAGCGCGGCCTGACCGTGCTGTCCACCACACGCTCCCCCCACAAAGCGGCAGTCCTCGAGGCGCTGGGCGTCGACCACGTCCTGTCGGATAACGGCACCGTTGCCCAACAAGTGCGCGCCCTGTTCCCCGAAGGCGTTCACGGCGCGATTGAACTGGTGGGGACACCCACCCTGCCCGACACCCTGCGGTCCGTCGGCCTGCACGGCACCGTGTGCTTCACCGGCATGCTCTCCAACGAGTGGACCGTCAAGGAGTTCTACCCCATCGGGTACCTGCCCCGCGGCGTCCGGCTCACCGCTTACTCCGGTGAAGCCACCGACCTGCTCGCCCCGGTCCTCCAGCAGTTCCTGGATGACGTGGCCCGCGGGCAGATCCAGGTTCCGATCGCGCGGACGTACCCAATGACGCAGATTGTGGAGGCGCACCGGACCCTGGAAGCCGGAGCACACAGCGGCAAGCTGGTGGTGGTCCTTCCGGAGGACCAGGGTGACTGA
- a CDS encoding MarR family winged helix-turn-helix transcriptional regulator — MTLSARQLFDHLVHVETLLWGRCDEELQRQTGLTLGRLEVLRVIASVDPCRVNEISTRLLITVGAASKLVDRLEAAGLCQRQPNPQDRRSSLLTVTDTGHATLTQAEAILEPLLNQAFASVSLSPLHDALNHIKRALDPADTPT; from the coding sequence ATGACGTTGTCAGCCCGGCAGCTCTTCGACCACCTGGTTCACGTGGAAACTCTCCTGTGGGGCCGCTGCGACGAGGAACTGCAACGCCAGACCGGCCTGACCCTCGGCCGCCTCGAAGTCCTGCGCGTTATCGCGTCCGTCGACCCATGCCGCGTGAACGAGATCTCCACCCGCCTGCTCATCACGGTGGGCGCCGCCAGCAAACTCGTCGACCGCCTCGAAGCGGCCGGCCTCTGCCAACGGCAGCCCAACCCCCAGGACCGGCGCTCCTCCCTGCTCACCGTCACCGACACCGGCCACGCCACCCTCACCCAGGCCGAAGCGATCCTCGAACCCCTCCTCAACCAGGCCTTCGCCTCAGTCTCCCTCTCCCCCCTGCACGACGCCCTGAACCACATCAAACGCGCTCTCGACCCCGCAGACACCCCCACATGA